GATCAGCTGGCCATTGTTTTCCCTCAGTATCAGAAATATTTCTCTGAGGTCTTTTGAACTAAAGCTGGAGTGGAAGACCTTTAATTCTGTTTTGAGCTGGTCCTCATCTTCTCCATAGAATTCACAGAGGATGTGGACAGCTTCAATGGCTTCTGGGTTTGGTGGGCCTACCCAGTTAGCATGCACAGTTAAGGGCTGGAAGGACTGAATGATTCTGGCCGTTGGGCTTCCAGTATTGTCCCCTTTGAACCTCCTGTTCAGTTCCCCAGTCATGATGTCCAGAAAGGTGAAATATACACCACTCCTGAAATATGCCTCCACTGACTCAAACTGAGCACCTACTTGAGACACTGTGGTGCTGTGTTGGAAACGCACTGGAACTTTCCGCTTTCTCTCCTGACCAGGCACCACGGTAGGTACTGGAATGTTGAAACTCTCTGCCTTCTCTGATGCACATCTAAATATCTCTCCAAATTTCTCCTCAGACCTCATGGTTTGCAATGTGTGAAGCACACCATCAATTACCTTGTAGGCAGTGGAATGGTCCAACCCTTCTTCCTGCAGAGAATCTGATGCCAAAGCAGTGACTTCGAATACTGGTGTGGTGATTTCCATGCAGAGAATGAACATAAAATTAATGGCATTTCTGTACATCTGAGCATCACCTTGGGCCAGGTTAGGTGGGTCACTGTCACTGATGTCATCAAGGAGCATCAAAATGGCTTTCAAATTTCTCTGAAGTGCCTTCAGTGCTTTTTCCCTGCAAGCCCATCGAGtatctgacagctgctggagctCCATAACACGTTGTCCAGGAAAGAGAGACTCCTGAAATTTGACCAAGGCAGCATGACGCTTTGGGGAGCCTGAGCAAAAGGCATACAATTTCTCCACCAAGttgaaaaatgtcacaaaatgcTTGCTGGACTTTGATGCCTCCACTAGTACCAAATTGAGGCAATGGGCTTTGCAGTGCACATAGAGGGCCTTCTCATTGTGTGCACGGATTCTAGCTTGGAGACCTTTATACATGCCACTCATGTTGGCTGCTCCATCATAGCCTTGACCATACATGTTCTTCATCTCTAGGCCATTCTTTTGCAGAAGCAAGAACACTGTATTCTCCAGCTCCTGGCCTGTAGTTGTATCAACATTGCACACTTCGATGAATCTCTCCTTTATTTGCATATGATGAAAATATCGCACAACAAATGACACTTGCTCTTTGTGTGAAACATCAGAGGTTTCATCAAGTAGAATGGAATACATTTCAGCCTCTTTTATTTCACGTTGTATCTCCTTCCTGATGTAAGTTCCTAGTGCTGCAATGATGTCATTTTGACTTCTGTTGGAAAGCAATGACACCTGGGGCCTTGTCTTGGTGGCTTTAACTGTGGCAATTTTTTCCAAATGCATTTTCAGCACACTATTGTAGCGGGAAAATACATTGACTAATTCACGAAAATTGCCACGGTTATCACTGGACTCACTCTCATCATGACCTCGGAATGCTTGTCCCTGACGTGCAAGATACACTGTTAGGTCAATTAATCTTGTCAGGATTTCTTTGTTTGTctgcctctctcgctctctaACTTCCACCCCTTTTACGTCTGAAACATCAAATGCAGACTGAAGGGCCTTTTTCTGGAAATTGATCCATCTAACCATGCTTGTCATGTGCATCTCTGCGCTGGAgtgttgtttgattttttcaAGAGCAGTACTCCACTTTCTGATGCCATCAGTTGTCCAGGCTGTTctgcttttatatttttcatccGAGAGGAAAAGCCGACAACTAAAACAATGCATTGAATTAGCAGTGGGTGAGTATTCCAgccacacattagcagaaaaccACTGTTTCTGGAATGATCTACCCTCAGTTTTTGGGTAAGGTATATCAGGCTGACATGGGCCCACATTGCAGCACATTGAAACGTATCTGTCATTGcgctttattttaaatgtatggATGTGTGTTGGATCTGTTGGGTATTGTAAAGCTGCTAACTTTGACATTATGTGATCGATCTGTTCTTCCTCATTGTGGTCTTCAGAGAGCACTACATCAGTGTCTGTAGGCCTAACTGAACCTGTTGCTGCATTGGTCGCAGCTTCATCTGTTTCTATATCTCCCTCTTCTGCTATGCTGGTAGATGGCATAGAGCTGCTTCCCTGCTGTGACTGACTACAAtggaacaataataataataatagtattattatttatcataATAATAAGCTTAAACAGATAGTTTTAATAATAACCCATACTGCAAGTCTTGTAACATAGAAATAACTTTCGTAGGTACAAAATAATAGTTAGCTCAATGCCTGCTGATTAAGTTCATTAAAAActaagtgtgaacagctttTAAGATTTTTCAATAGAATTAACTGCAAGGAGCAGgttacattaaaacattaaaatagaaCCTGACTCTGCCCTTGACTCTGACCTTTCATCTtcattttcctttgctttcatCCAGGAGAGCAGAGAACTGCTTCCCTGGGCTGCCTGTTGTAGatccctttctttctcctttctcaGCCTCTCTTTCCTAGGCATTATGCTTGCTGAAATTAGTAAATAAATAGACCAAAATGTATGAGAATGAATAAGACTGACTGTGGTCATTACAAGAACAGGGCAGAATGGTCGTTTTCACAGGCAATTGGGAACTGCCTATTTTTCCTTTAGCAAATTAATGTGTTAATGTTGCCAATATGTTACaccaaaaaaaattaacatgtCTAACCAGTGCTTCTCAAAACTTTTAACATGCACCACCCCCAACACCGTACCCTTCAAACTACCAATAACAACGTCACTGTTCTGTCACAATCAGGTCACAACACAGTGCGTAAATGTCTGCGAGCATCGCTGAGTCAGTAACAACCAGTTAGGCTAAAGACTGCATCTTTAGACAGTTGGACGGTGTTCTAACTTTCTCACAGGAGACACCTACTAAAGACAGTCAAAGACATTAATTTCAATCTTACCAAAGTAGGACAGTAGTTGACGTTAGTTATGGAAAGGCTAATACACAAAAACGGAGAAACGTCCATAATTCTATTATTCATAATCATGTCAAGGTTTTAGGTTTTTCTGCAGTTCCATCTCTAAAAAGTGTGATGTCTTCCCGTCACTGACTTCAGTTTGAAAACTTTGTATTTATTCACAGATTTCCGTGAGATCATCCTAAAATTTGTAACGAAAAATGGGCTCAAAAGAGCCCTCTGCCTAACGGCATGTAGCCTATAGCATAACGTGATATTTTCAATAGTGTATGCAAAAAGGTCGGAATTGATGGAGAGTGGGGTTGCCTAAATGGTTTAggttacattttaaatgtgtcgtttttttgtttatccatatggatggatggagggggCAAGCTGGCAAAGTTTGTCATGTGCAGTTTCTGACAGGCTACTTCACAACAAAACAATTGCAGGTTGGTCTTAGAGGGCAAACAGAATAATTTCACTCGATTCATGGGTTACCTGACTGGTTGGGAAGGGAAAGAGCTGCCGTGTTGTCCGCCGTGGCTCCCAGTCGCTATAGTTAGCCTACTATGCCTACTCCAAGTAGTCCTATGTCATGCCGCTGCTACACGCTTCACAACAAATGAACTGCAAGCGTGTTCACGTGATACGGTGACAGTGAAAAAGCGACAGGGTTCGGGTGTCTTTGAAGAAGGGGCACAAATCAAGCCATTATTTTCACACCTTTTTAAATCgcgcagctttaaaaaaaaaaaaaaaatcacgtctTTCAAAAGGGCACTTTTTTGGACTGAGGGCAAAAGGGCAAGTGCTTCAGCACCACCTCGTCTCTATCTGTGCACGCCAGTGCCTGTGGGACAGGTCTGCACATGTCTGTCAGCACACAGAGCTGAGCGAGGGGggctgttattgtgtgtgtatatgaatctctcaccccaaccaatgaCAGcaggccccgcccctccctgagcctggttctgccggaggtttcttcctgttaaaagggagtttttccttcccactgtcgccaaagtgtttgctcatagggggtcatatgattgttgggtttttctctgtatgtattattgtacgatctactgtgcaatataaagcgccttgaggtgactgctgttgtgatttggtgctgtataaataaaattgaaattgaatgaTGGCAAACACTGAAACACATTTCCTGCACGCAGAAATGAATTTTCCTTGCTCAAAATAATTTTGCTGTCAAGATGCTTCTGACACCAGTTTATAAGAAGCAAGGACAGCAGACTTGACAACATCACACTGAAAGCTATCGACTAATGACAAAGCTGAACACACTTCTTGTGCTTTTCCTACCATTTTAGACTGAAGTACCAGAGCCCAAAACTCTGAtaaccatctttgaacagaggggtTGGCTAACGACACCAACCGCCTGCCACCTGTTTTCTGTTTCGTCTGCCATGTTTCAGTTTCCTAGGCGCCTCAACCTGCACTCATACCTTGCGTCGTATAGAGCAGGggtgttgaactccaggccttgagagccagtgtcctgcaggttttagatctcaccctggttcaacacacctgaatcacatgattagttcattaccaggcttctggacacgttgaggaggtcatttagccatttaaatcagctgtgttggatcaaggacacatctaaacctgcaggacaccggccctcgaggcctggagttggacacctgtGATATTGAGTGAAACAATGGTTTCACccaaaacctctgctgataatgacctacatcctttttttttttttttttttttttttttacatggttCATGTGATGAGGCACATGATGACATACCTGGAACTTTTTACTAgttggttttagaactgaacaagcttcttggatgaaacGTCTCAAACAAGgctaacacaccaacacaacaaCCACTGTGCTTACACAGGCCACGGAGAGCATCCATTGGTGCAGAACTCTGACCTCAGCCAATGGCATGATAATCGGGTTCAGCAGGAGCCAGTAGAGGGAAGGGTACAGCCCAGAGGTTGGGAGCATGGGGAACATTAGCCTGAAGTGgactttttacattattttaagTAACACTGATGTAAATTTGTTCCATCAGGTACAGGACGACACTCCCTCTGGGCGCTCGCCTCCTACATCCCAGGCTCCGCCCACTTCCCAGAGTTCACTGTTGTTCTGATGTTGGATGACATCCAGGTGGGATACTATGACTCTAAGGTCAACCAGGTGATGAGGACAAGCACGGCATCTGACCACAAAGCGGAACTCAACCTGGGCCAGGAGCCCGTGAATGTGCTACGAGACATTTACTCCAGCATGAGGAAGAGGCTGAATCTGGTGAAGCATCGCTTTAACCTGACCATCGATGGCGTTCATGTCCAGCAGAGGGTGACGGGCTGCGAGGTGCTGGAGGACGGCCAGCCGGCGCTCATCATGTTCAGAGACGGCTCCAACGGGCAGGACGCCGACAGCCTGCTCTACAACATGACGCACTTCACGTATGCTGTCAGGGAGGGCTGGGAGATCCAGTGGGACGCCCTAAAGAAAACATCCTTCCAGATGCTGTATTCAAACATCTATCTACCGTTCTGCGTGCGGACGCTCCAACACTTCCTGGAGCGTGAGAAGCACCTTGTGATGCGAAGGGTGAAGCCTCGACTCCGCTTTATCACCAGGCAAGTGGTGGGCGGGGCTCAGGTCACCTGCCTGGCCACTGACTTCTACCCTCGCCACATTAACCTGAGCCTGCTGCGGGACGGCCAGCCCGTGGACGAAGGCGAGGTGCGCGTCGGCTCGGTGCTGCCCAATGGGAACGGCCTCTACCAAGTGAGGAAGACGCTGATGTATGGCGTTATTTcagtgccactattctgagcgcacgtaaaaaaatattgagcgcacgtaaaaaaagaTTGcaagtgcaagtgttgcattttgaagagaaatttattttgagcgtacaaaagctgaatttgagtgaacaaaattcattgctgcgtgcaaaaaatgtatttcagtgtttgcgcttatccatatacacacacacaatagcaccccctctcgctcagttttttcatttgcgcttgctcgcaatgtgttgcttgcgctcACAACATTCTCTGCTGCGAGCGCTCAACTCTCTCTACACCGTTATaagtgtgccacaaaaccaaccaatcacagacttggtttcaaaaattctgattggctcttacggtctccaatcagctcgctaGCTGCTGCATTCCGGACACCGGAAACACTGTCCACTCAGCCTCGCTTCTTGCagatagagggagttttgatttACTCTGCAGCCAAAGAAGAGATGGCAGAATCAAATAATGGCTCCAATAATACTACACCACAGTATCAGgtgagtttaattttttttgtgtgaatttAGTAATTTGCTGTCCTTTCTGTTTAATATGCCGTGAAATTGTAGTTACAGATGCAGCTGTAGAGTTTAAGCTAGCCTAATGGGTAATTACCAGCGTAGTTGTCTTACTGAGGCAGTGTATCCCAATCATGCTTTTTAGGGTAATGGTGCAGTTGAGTCAGCAGTAAGAAATCTGGTGTCTTTGCTGCTTAACAACATATCCACAAATCCTTCAAGGAGGCCAACAGAGAGTGGGCAGCCGGAGCCTAGAACTCTGACTATCCAGCAAGAGATGACAAGGTgttagctttttttgtgtgtgtttttttttctaaacgtTTTGCAATCTTTTCTGTTACAGTTATTTGGTTTATCGATTTATCAACATTGATTTCTAAATTAAAATGTGCTATTAAGGACTGGTGTCATATTTAATAACTTTATTAAACAATAACCCTTATGTTATGCAacactgcatttttttaaactcatgcATTTTCATCCCACAGATCATTTCCAGGACATTTCAAATCAAACTTGAGCCGTGGTAAAAAGAGATGTTTAACATCTACTAAACAGCTTGTCAAGGCAGGCAGTAAGACCACAGGCCTCAGTTTTTATTTGCTGTCAAAAAACACATCCTACACTCCTTTGCCAGCTGAGGAGCTTGAACTCCTACAAGCTGGCATGGGGAGACAAACCGTGTCTCTTCCAGAAGATGGTGACCATGCAGAGGTAAGGTTGTATAGTCAGTATTAAAATAAGTCATTGGCAGACGCATTTAGCCTGAATCATATGCCACAGTCCATTTAGTGTTTCATTCTGCTTAACTGTGTTTTTAACTAAGATTTCAAGACTTCTGGAAGAAACCTTTCCAAAAATGGAATATCTTTGTGGAGGATGGCTCTTGCATAAGGCAACAGGTTTGTTGttaattcagtttttatgtgtgttttgggCATTCTTGCGTGCTCATACTGCATTAGAATTATGTAGTTGATACTTTTGCTGCTTGATTGTTTGTGCTATCTTTCTGTCAATAAAGGTGGGAGTGGTCGACGAAAGCTCACTGTAATTCCACCTGAAACAGAAGGATATTCTGTCAAAACACTGAAAGCTGTGTCAGGAGGTGGCAAATCCACTTTTTACATTGTACCTCTTCAGGAAACATTAGACACATCTCCTCTACCTCCCGACTCACAGCACTTTTCAAAGATGCCAAAGAAGTTATGTTACCAGTGTAATGAAGTTATGCCTCTGCAGATGCTTGCAGTACACATCAATACGTGCAAAGGAAAATTCTCTCCTGATGAGACTGATGATGAGGTGAGACAATTTTGATGAAGTCAAAATGAgcaattttaattaaataatatagTATCACAATTACTGTTTTTTAATTCTGCAGGAATCTGAGTTATGCATTGTGAAAAGCAAATGCAAGGTAAACCTAGCAAATTACTAAAAACCATAGTAACTACAATAAATTTTGTATCGGTAATGATCTTTTTCCCACTATGCATAACATGTACCCCCTTTTTGAAATTGTAGGTTATTTGTCCAATATGCACTAAGGACTTTCCTGAAGATGAGATCACAGTCCACGCAAGTCTGTGTGGGGATAGGTAATCTTTTTTCAGCCGTTTATGAAAAAATGTTAATCAGTAACAGTCCACGCAagcatatgtatttttttttttttttttttactttgtttcgTCAACAGCTTTCAATGCATGGTGCCTGAAGAAAATGACCAAACTACATGCACACCAACTCAAACTTCAGTATGCACAACAGACAGGTAATCTTTGCTCTATTATAGTTCATATACACACTATTATGCAGAACCATTTGTTAAAATTATGTGTAAGATCTTTTAAACAATAGCTGGGTTTTAATTtcatataaaacattttatgatCACACTACTTTAAATTATGGTTAAAGATTGTTGCACAGAACATGCTGCGATAAGTTCTAATCAAGTTTAATGTGGTAGCCTCTTTTAATCTAAAgatgattatttttctttgagAACTTAGGATGTTTTCTACCCTGTTTTTGTTAAGCGTGGAAGATGTATTGCGTTGCCTTGAACAACAAGTCGACACCACAACAGAATTTAAGTTGTGTGTGGACAGAGAAGACCTTCCAGACAGAGGCATTCTCcagtggcagagaaaaaaatctgcatctcCCACCAGTGTTCTTAGGGTGGTTTTCATTGGAGAGGCAGGCGTGGATACAGGAGCACTTAGGAAAGAGTTTTTGAGTGGTGAGTTGCCTATTACCTGTTTTGTCCTAGTGTCAAAAAATAatggataacttaaaaatgcgGATATTTTTTGTATGAAAGACATGATTTCAGGTATTGAAAGCAGATTCTTTGAAGGACCTGAGAACAAGGGCAAAACCCCAAGTATTCTCTGACCGATCTTGATAATGAAAACTTCAGGTTGGTTACATACGAGCTTTGTGTATTACATTTAATACGCATCCgatatttttgtaaatgttacCTGAAAATGAATTATAATCATTTGTCTACACAGAACTGTTGGTGAAATAATTGCAGTCAGCCTCGCCCAAGGAGGCCCATCTCCTGCCTTTTTCAAAGAATGGTGCTACAATTTCCTCTGCTCAGGAGAGGTTGATTTCAGCTGTCTGTCTAAGGAGGATGTTGCAGATGTGGAATCTTCCCTGCTCATCAGCAAAGTGAGCACCTGGTTTAGCTCTGGCACATGATATATTATGAGTATGgtgtttttaaacacttttaacCTTCTGTatttcctctttcacattataCATTTCCAGGTTGAAGATGCAGCAGACATACAGTCTCTGATGTTGTGGGCTGATGAAATTGTCACCTGTGGATACACAAACCAGATAAAGATGGATAGTAAGGAAAGCATGATACGGTAAGCGAGAAAAAGTCAGAGAGATCATTAACCCATCCCCAactagtttttcattttgttttgttttctttaagtgcCATTGTCTTACACTCTACAACAAGACTGATTCCAATGCTACAGCAGCTCAGAAAGGGCATGGAACTGTATGGTCTTGTGAACCTGATGGCTGTAAATCCTGAAGCTTGCCACAGTTTGTTTGTGCCTGGGAAAATCCTCAAAGTAAGTATTAACATAGCAGCTTCAGTCTGATCCGAAGACAGTCCACTTATCTGTACTGTAGTtatcctgtatttatttattagttttgaATGAACAATATATCTATAATATAATCTATAATATAATTTCCTTATTTACAGCCAGACGCTGATTTCATTATGATGAGCTGCCAACCACATTTCAGTGAAAAGGGGACATCTAGGGAGAGAACTGAGAGGAAGATCATAAATTTTTTGCAAGATTTCTTGCAGGAGATTGAAGCATCAGGTACTATATAGTATTAGCTGTATATACCTATAGTATTGTGTATATATACCGTATGcatctgttaaatatttttgctttaacaTGCAGGGCACTAGGAAGTATTCTTAGTTGTTAATTTAAAACATTGTAATCCAGATtgctttttatttagaaaagacttcagaaacattttcaaacatcaCAGATGGAAACACAGGCGGTGCAGGTGGTGAAAAATCAGAGTCTCTTGCTGTCCAGcatgtgctccagtggatgaccAGCCAGTCCCATGTTCCCATCCTTCCTGATGAAAAGAGACATTTCAAAATAACATGCAAGTTTGACCACGAATGTAAGGAGCGGCTGGGAGATCACTCAATTTGTTACCCAGTTGTGAGTGCATGCACTTGTACTGTGACTTTTCCAGTGCAGCATCTGGACACTTACACAATGTTTAAAACCATAATGAGTGCAGCAGTTAGATATGGTGGTGGATTCCACAGAGTTTAACACATTGTTGTCTTGTAATTTGGAaactaaatgagtaaaaatgttTCTAAACATTAGCTGTTAAGATGTTCGTAGCTGTTTCATGAAAATGATAAGACTTCAAAACTTTGTGTAGGGTCCTACGTTGATAGATAATAAGCAAGTGCTTTGTTTGATTGTCTACTTGTAATCTGAATTGTAATCTGTAATCTTTCAACAAAGAAATCCAGTATTTGAGAACAAAAGAGCGTTGACTTTCACGTCCATCTTAAGTGTCACTGTTGGTTTGACACCAGTAGCAAGAATTGTATATACAGGTCACGACCGTAAGATTCTGAATGTTCCAAGGGATTAATTGTTCTCTGAAGTCCCTCCAGGGTTTCCTCATCCAGTGGGCATTCAATTTCAGGAACCACAACTGTGCTGTTAGATTCTTCTTGCAGTACAGCACTCTCCCAGTCAATACCTGGATCCTGAAGCTCCTTCAAATCCACAAACATATATAATAGTCATTATTCCAGAATAGGTACTTTTGGGAGTAATGTTATTTGTGTAAGCGTTTTTTCCAATAAAtacaacaatttaaaaagaatgcctttgttttcatgttcttctTACTGTGATTTACATTAGTGGTAATTGATAGGCAAGAATGTATAAAATCACCAGAAGCATCTCGCAGATGTGCCACAAGTGTTTAATATGTTAGTTTCAGAAGAGCAAAAAACTATGATCTGGTACCTCAAGTCTCTCGCCGTCGTCCAGCTCTTGTAGATGTCCCATACACCAGAGCTGTTCAGGAGTGAGACCACCTTCTGTCCTGAGGGGATGATTATTCCATCCTCCAACAAAGGTGACAAGATCTGCTCGGAGTCGAGGGACAAAGATGTAGTGGACACCAAAGAGATGAATGACATCTGAAATGTCAAGCAGGCCATCCTCCTCAAGTGAGTGAAGAACATCATGGTACTTGCTAGTGACTGCAATCCAGACATCACGCCAAAGTCGTTCTACTCtgtaaatacatttgaatttgGATTTATGGTATTATATGCTTTAAATCAATATCAGAACTGCTACAACAATCTACCCATGCAgtcaataataatataaaaaaaacatcaaaagactAACCTCTGATTGTGGACACTCTTTCCAGATATGAAACTCGCTCTCCCTGTTCCTCTTGTGGcaaacatgaaatgtgcaatgtCCAGGTTTTCTACTCCTTGATCTGCCCTAACCCTatgataaaaatacatttttaaggaaGTTGTCTTTAATGAAACTTGTTGCTAGCATATAAATTTGATCAGGGCATTAAACCTTGATGGCAAGCCGTGAAGCTGGGCTGATCTCAGGAAAAATGAGAATGCAGTTTTTGCCCTGTTGTTAGTTGCTGCATCCAAGTACAGGacctgcagtaaaaacaaatggaaaattAAAGATCTGGTTTCAGATCATGTATAGTTTTTCAGTTAATAATGCAGTTCCATAATAAGTGTTCAAGGAACATTGTACGGTTCTATGTTCAAAACCATAATTCAAAGCTTGAGTAGTCTATATATCAATATTGGTAGTActtatcaaaaaataaaaatggcctTTTAGTTGAACCTTTTTTTGTAAAGAActgattataatttttttttttaaattgcaaatcGTCCACTATGTTGGCTTGCTGAATAATTGAtgttcataaaaaaataacctaatacagctctcatttcaaaacTACCAAATATTCTACATAACAGTTTAAATTTTACCTTCCTTGAGTAGCCATCCACTCCACCAAAGATCACAACATTGTACCTGTTTCAGAGGGAAAACAATCTCACTAAGGCTTGATTTGCAGAACATGTAAGAcattgaaaatacatttttcagtaacCAAACTTGCCACTGATTTAAACTGGACACTTGTCAGGTGTGCTGAAAATAATACCAACATTTTTATATGTGAAAGTGGATAAGTTCAATGAGACTAAATATTTTAGTTCCCttgtcatgatttttttttaagttttcagtagCACTTACCATATTATGTGTTGATAGGCTTGTTATCATGGAAAATATCGATATACAAAGTGTAAATAATTGCTCAAGAAAATTTACAATTAACAATATTACTGCTTTTGTTACACATCCTGTAATCCTTTTACTTAATATTACAATATgaagtgctttttaaaatattataaacacaCTGAAAGACCTATCAGATAAGGTTgattaaaacagatttaaagtATAACGTGCATCTTTCTGCCCAACTTTTATTAGAGCTATATAAGTGGGTATTTTACCTTATTAGCTTGTGATTTGTGTCTATGTGGACAAGGGAGAGAGGGCCTCGCACCGAGTAGCTTCTTCGCACAACACAGCCTAGTTCTGTAATCCGTGTGAAGATCCCAACAGCATCAACTCGATGCATGGAGGCCATCATTCTCCACCACTGAACACGGAGACCCATAGAAACCAAATGTCCTTGAACCATTCGATAGCCAGCATTTGGCATCTGATTTTTGATAGTCGATATGATGTTGTCCAGCTCTTGGTCATTCATTGTGCTGTATGTTCCTCTCACAGACAAGTCAAATTCTT
The genomic region above belongs to Oreochromis niloticus isolate F11D_XX linkage group LG11, O_niloticus_UMD_NMBU, whole genome shotgun sequence and contains:
- the LOC100690338 gene encoding uncharacterized protein LOC100690338 isoform X1, which gives rise to MAESNNGSNNTTPQYQGNGAVESAVRNLVSLLLNNISTNPSRRPTESGQPEPRTLTIQQEMTRSFPGHFKSNLSRGKKRCLTSTKQLVKAGSKTTGLSFYLLSKNTSYTPLPAEELELLQAGMGRQTVSLPEDGDHAEISRLLEETFPKMEYLCGGWLLHKATGGSGRRKLTVIPPETEGYSVKTLKAVSGGGKSTFYIVPLQETLDTSPLPPDSQHFSKMPKKLCYQCNEVMPLQMLAVHINTCKGKFSPDETDDEESELCIVKSKCKVICPICTKDFPEDEITVHASLCGDSFQCMVPEENDQTTCTPTQTSVCTTDSVEDVLRCLEQQVDTTTEFKLCVDREDLPDRGILQWQRKKSASPTSVLRVVFIGEAGVDTGALRKEFLSDMISGIESRFFEGPENKGKTPSIL
- the LOC100700400 gene encoding uncharacterized protein LOC100700400, with the translated sequence MSSNTEQQHENNMSRPHDILRQQMMHRLLSKLEAALNQQPLNLDYLEFLTRHELVLFESFSQQIGGLSEITEALQNVHHLVQCEINITSVGIIELETEVGLGPGHPKIVLEREKLKNLLDTQLPVSCIAKCLGVSRRTIFRRMQEFDLSVRGTYSTMNDQELDNIISTIKNQMPNAGYRMVQGHLVSMGLRVQWWRMMASMHRVDAVGIFTRITELGCVVRRSYSVRGPLSLVHIDTNHKLIRYNVVIFGGVDGYSRKVLYLDAATNNRAKTAFSFFLRSAQLHGLPSRVRADQGVENLDIAHFMFATRGTGRASFISGKSVHNQRVERLWRDVWIAVTSKYHDVLHSLEEDGLLDISDVIHLFGVHYIFVPRLRADLVTFVGGWNNHPLRTEGGLTPEQLWCMGHLQELDDGERLEELQDPGIDWESAVLQEESNSTVVVPEIECPLDEETLEGLQRTINPLEHSESYGRDLYIQFLLLVSNQQ
- the LOC100690338 gene encoding uncharacterized protein LOC100690338 isoform X2 — encoded protein: MAPIILHHSIRSFPGHFKSNLSRGKKRCLTSTKQLVKAGSKTTGLSFYLLSKNTSYTPLPAEELELLQAGMGRQTVSLPEDGDHAEISRLLEETFPKMEYLCGGWLLHKATGGSGRRKLTVIPPETEGYSVKTLKAVSGGGKSTFYIVPLQETLDTSPLPPDSQHFSKMPKKLCYQCNEVMPLQMLAVHINTCKGKFSPDETDDEESELCIVKSKCKVICPICTKDFPEDEITVHASLCGDSFQCMVPEENDQTTCTPTQTSVCTTDSVEDVLRCLEQQVDTTTEFKLCVDREDLPDRGILQWQRKKSASPTSVLRVVFIGEAGVDTGALRKEFLSDMISGIESRFFEGPENKGKTPSIL